A window of Vicinamibacterales bacterium contains these coding sequences:
- the dnaB gene encoding replicative DNA helicase, protein MPETPVSERSLPHNLEAEKAVLGAVLIDNEQFNRAAELIDSPDFYRHAHQQIFDKMVSLFERDEVIDLVTLKEELNRAGNLNEVGGPAYIAALVDGVPKSTNVEYYAKIVKEKATLRSLIGSANKILTTAYQAEVEPEVQLDQAESEIFQIADGRLTEGFQSLRDLVPGGLETLEKLENQQGFLTGVPSGFTDLDRLTSGFQPSDLVIIAARPSMGKTSLALNIAQHVATKTEKTVGVFSLEMSKQALFLRMLTSEARIDAHKFRGGFLGSEEYKKLSEALGVLGEARVFIDDSTSLSVLEMRAKARRLKSEHGLHLLIIDYLQLMQGRGRFENRNLELASISRSLKGLAKELEVPVVALSQLSRAPESRSEHRPQLSDLRESGALEQDADVVLFIYREDVYDRKPENENTAEVIIGKQRNGPTGTVRLAFLKEITRFENQTTTHH, encoded by the coding sequence ATGCCTGAGACACCTGTATCTGAGCGGTCACTTCCTCACAATTTAGAGGCCGAGAAGGCCGTACTCGGAGCCGTGCTCATTGACAACGAGCAATTTAATCGTGCGGCCGAGCTAATCGATTCTCCAGATTTCTATCGGCATGCCCATCAACAAATCTTTGACAAGATGGTCAGTCTTTTTGAGCGCGATGAAGTTATTGACCTCGTTACGCTCAAGGAAGAGCTGAACCGCGCGGGTAACTTAAATGAGGTAGGTGGCCCAGCTTACATTGCAGCGCTCGTCGACGGCGTACCAAAATCAACAAACGTTGAGTACTATGCAAAAATCGTTAAGGAAAAAGCGACTCTCCGCAGCCTCATTGGCTCCGCCAACAAGATTCTCACAACGGCCTACCAGGCTGAAGTTGAGCCAGAGGTCCAACTGGACCAAGCGGAATCAGAGATCTTTCAGATTGCTGATGGTCGGCTAACAGAAGGTTTTCAAAGCCTTCGTGATCTTGTCCCGGGCGGTCTTGAAACCCTTGAAAAGCTCGAGAATCAACAAGGCTTTCTTACGGGCGTCCCAAGTGGCTTCACAGACCTCGACAGGTTGACGTCTGGGTTTCAGCCGTCCGATTTGGTGATCATAGCGGCGCGGCCGTCAATGGGTAAGACCAGCTTGGCTCTGAATATCGCGCAACACGTGGCCACCAAAACCGAAAAGACGGTTGGCGTGTTTAGCCTGGAGATGTCGAAGCAGGCGTTATTCCTTCGGATGCTCACTTCTGAGGCCAGAATCGACGCACACAAGTTCCGCGGTGGTTTTCTCGGTAGTGAGGAATATAAGAAGTTGTCGGAGGCCCTCGGAGTTTTGGGGGAGGCCCGCGTGTTTATCGATGACTCGACGTCACTTAGTGTTCTTGAGATGCGCGCTAAAGCGCGCCGACTGAAGTCAGAGCACGGTCTGCACCTGCTGATTATCGATTACCTTCAGTTGATGCAAGGTCGCGGGCGGTTCGAAAACAGGAACTTAGAACTGGCGTCGATTTCTCGTTCCCTAAAGGGTTTGGCAAAGGAGCTTGAGGTCCCAGTTGTTGCCTTATCGCAACTCAGCCGAGCGCCGGAGTCGCGTTCTGAACACCGCCCTCAGCTTTCAGATCTTCGCGAGTCGGGCGCGCTTGAACAGGACGCTGATGTAGTGTTGTTCATTTACCGTGAAGATGTGTATGACCGTAAGCCCGAGAATGAGAACACTGCTGAAGTAATCATTGGTAAGCAACGGAACGGTCCGACCGGCACAGTGCGTTTAGCGTTTCTCAAAGAAATCACGCGCTTCGAGAACCAAACGACGACACATCATTGA
- the rplI gene encoding 50S ribosomal protein L9 has translation MDIILREHIDNLGRRGDVVKVARGYARNYLLPRKLALPVTENNRRQIERERKLAEVREAADKQTAEAFAASLGSAECVIARRVGEQDTLYGSVTAADIAESLAAQQIDVDKRKIQLGEPIRELGEFSIPVKVHREVTAQVALKVIKEVVDE, from the coding sequence ATGGATATCATTCTTCGGGAACACATCGATAACCTTGGGCGGCGTGGTGATGTTGTCAAGGTCGCAAGGGGCTACGCTCGGAATTACCTCCTACCGCGGAAGCTAGCCTTGCCGGTAACGGAAAATAACCGTCGACAGATTGAACGCGAGCGGAAACTCGCCGAGGTCCGTGAAGCGGCCGATAAACAAACGGCAGAGGCTTTCGCAGCGAGTTTGGGTTCGGCCGAGTGTGTTATCGCGCGGCGTGTGGGTGAGCAGGACACCTTATACGGTTCGGTCACCGCAGCTGATATTGCGGAGAGTCTGGCGGCTCAACAGATCGATGTGGACAAGCGCAAGATTCAATTGGGTGAGCCTATTAGGGAGCTAGGTGAGTTTTCCATTCCGGTGAAGGTACACCGCGAAGTAACGGCGCAGGTCGCACTCAAGGTCATTAAAGAAGTCGTAGACGAGTAA
- the rpsR gene encoding 30S ribosomal protein S18 gives MFRRRKVCRFCVEKVDYIDYKDARMLMPFIPERGKIQPRRLSGTCATHQRKLQTAIKRARQLALIPYVTD, from the coding sequence CTGTTTCGCCGTAGAAAAGTGTGTCGGTTTTGTGTCGAAAAGGTCGATTACATTGACTATAAGGATGCGCGGATGCTGATGCCGTTCATCCCTGAGCGTGGCAAGATCCAGCCGCGTCGCCTTTCAGGGACATGCGCGACGCACCAACGAAAATTGCAGACGGCAATTAAACGTGCTCGTCAGTTGGCGCTCATACCCTACGTAACAGATTAG
- the rpsF gene encoding 30S ribosomal protein S6 — translation MSTLRQYELVYIVSPSATDEVVAELHTQVEAIVGKFDGRIEKTENWGKRRLAYEVNHYKEGTYVLELLSGSGEMVTELERRLRVAEDVVRHLVVRVDEELHVAERTATRRAETRKRRRAGRGLPPEAPAARPPVEAAAEEKE, via the coding sequence ATGTCAACACTCAGGCAGTACGAACTAGTCTACATCGTGTCGCCAAGCGCGACTGATGAAGTCGTGGCGGAGTTGCATACGCAGGTTGAAGCGATTGTGGGAAAATTCGACGGACGTATTGAGAAGACTGAAAACTGGGGCAAACGAAGGTTGGCTTATGAGGTCAATCACTACAAAGAAGGGACGTATGTGCTTGAGCTTCTGTCGGGTTCAGGCGAAATGGTGACCGAGCTAGAGCGGCGGCTTCGAGTGGCAGAAGACGTAGTCCGCCATTTGGTGGTGCGAGTGGACGAAGAGCTTCACGTCGCCGAGCGCACTGCAACCAGACGAGCCGAAACGCGTAAGCGCCGTCGGGCTGGGCGTGGATTACCGCCGGAGGCCCCAGCTGCGCGACCTCCCGTAGAGGCAGCGGCTGAAGAAAAGGAATAA
- the pth gene encoding aminoacyl-tRNA hydrolase: MRLIVGLGNPGRKYQGTRHNVGFDVVGEVATRHSLEFESAPTEAVIARTRGVDPGLLVVKPLTFMNRSGLAVAALVRYYRITLDDVLIVAEDVELPLGRLRARASGGDGGHNGLASIIDALGTEGFSRLRVGVGRGDVRRDLAAHVLSRFETSEETAIRDSIARAADAVDAFVGNGIGYVMNRFNGPEPESSVADKENSEHS, translated from the coding sequence GTGCGACTGATTGTTGGGCTGGGCAATCCTGGCCGTAAGTATCAAGGCACACGGCATAACGTTGGCTTCGATGTGGTGGGTGAAGTAGCGACCCGACATTCGCTTGAGTTTGAGTCAGCGCCAACCGAGGCCGTCATAGCGAGAACTCGGGGTGTCGACCCTGGACTGCTGGTGGTTAAGCCCTTAACATTTATGAACCGAAGTGGATTGGCCGTTGCCGCCTTGGTTCGTTACTATCGGATTACACTTGACGATGTGCTTATCGTGGCAGAGGATGTGGAGTTGCCCCTTGGGCGTTTGCGGGCTCGAGCAAGTGGTGGAGACGGGGGGCACAACGGCCTGGCGTCGATAATCGACGCGCTTGGAACGGAGGGGTTTTCTCGTCTTCGGGTTGGTGTGGGACGCGGGGATGTGCGGCGTGACCTCGCAGCCCACGTACTGTCGAGATTCGAAACTTCTGAGGAAACGGCTATTCGCGACTCAATCGCGAGAGCCGCTGACGCCGTCGATGCGTTCGTTGGTAATGGAATCGGATACGTTATGAATCGTTTCAATGGTCCGGAACCTGAATCGTCGGTTGCGGATAAGGAGAACAGTGAACACTCTTAG
- a CDS encoding 50S ribosomal protein L25, giving the protein MEATLEAVTRQTFGKNETRRLRRDGRIPAVVYGGVGKNGSGTPISLDPKLLMRIINSESGINTIIGLTVDGGKATQVLVKEYQLDPIVNHLLHVDFYRVAMDRVIKVSVPVTLKGEAVGVKQEGGLLDFVNREVEVECLPADIPEHLEVDVSELMIGQGVRLREVIEGVKWTPVSSPDVLLVHVVAPKAEVEEEPEVVAEGEAGAEGEAAEPEVIKKGKAEQEESGEESSS; this is encoded by the coding sequence ATGGAAGCAACTTTGGAAGCGGTTACGCGGCAGACATTTGGTAAGAACGAAACACGTCGGCTTCGTCGAGACGGACGAATTCCTGCGGTTGTTTACGGAGGCGTCGGGAAGAATGGGAGTGGAACGCCAATTTCGCTCGATCCTAAACTTTTGATGCGGATTATTAACTCAGAATCTGGTATCAACACCATCATTGGCCTAACGGTTGATGGTGGAAAGGCGACGCAGGTGCTGGTGAAGGAATACCAACTCGATCCGATAGTGAATCACCTCTTACACGTTGATTTTTATCGAGTTGCGATGGACCGTGTCATTAAGGTATCGGTGCCTGTGACTCTCAAGGGCGAGGCAGTTGGTGTGAAGCAAGAAGGTGGACTCTTGGATTTCGTGAATCGAGAAGTTGAGGTTGAGTGCCTACCGGCTGATATTCCAGAGCATTTAGAAGTTGATGTAAGCGAGTTGATGATTGGCCAAGGTGTCCGGCTCCGTGAAGTGATCGAAGGGGTCAAGTGGACGCCGGTTAGCTCTCCAGACGTTCTACTCGTTCATGTGGTGGCACCGAAGGCCGAAGTTGAAGAGGAGCCTGAGGTAGTGGCTGAAGGTGAGGCAGGCGCTGAGGGCGAAGCCGCCGAGCCTGAGGTAATCAAGAAGGGCAAGGCTGAGCAGGAGGAGAGTGGCGAGGAATCCTCCTCGTAA
- a CDS encoding ribose-phosphate pyrophosphokinase: MGSGQLKLFSGSAHPALGQEIAEVLGIPMGQARLRRFPDSEVSFQIDENIRGTDVFVVQPTCKSVDHHLVELCVMIDAFRRSSASRITAVMPYYGYARQDRKDKPRVPISAKLVANLLGAAGTNRVLTMDLHKAQIQGFFDIPVDHLFAAPIIIEYLSTLDESELTLVSPDAGGAERARAYAKRLGADLAIVDKRRSDDGTAEVMNVIGQVGGRVCIIQDDIVDTAGTLCNAAHALADAGARRVLACAVHGVLSGPALDRIEQSPLEELIVTNTIPLGEAHTKSDRLRVLSVAKLLGKAIQSIHEETSVSSLFV, encoded by the coding sequence ATGGGTAGCGGACAACTTAAGTTGTTTTCGGGGTCGGCGCATCCGGCGCTTGGTCAGGAGATTGCCGAGGTTTTGGGGATTCCTATGGGCCAAGCTAGGCTTCGGCGGTTTCCTGACAGCGAGGTCTCTTTTCAAATCGACGAGAACATCCGTGGCACAGATGTATTCGTTGTTCAGCCGACTTGTAAATCAGTTGACCACCATCTAGTTGAACTATGCGTAATGATCGACGCTTTCCGCCGCTCGTCAGCCTCGCGGATCACGGCGGTCATGCCGTACTACGGCTATGCGCGTCAGGACAGGAAAGACAAGCCGCGCGTGCCTATTTCAGCCAAACTTGTTGCGAATCTGCTTGGCGCCGCCGGTACCAATCGCGTTCTAACGATGGACCTGCACAAGGCTCAAATTCAGGGCTTTTTTGATATTCCGGTCGACCACCTGTTCGCAGCGCCGATTATCATTGAATACTTGTCGACTCTTGACGAGTCTGAGTTGACCCTAGTCTCACCAGACGCTGGCGGTGCTGAGCGTGCTAGGGCCTATGCCAAGAGGCTCGGCGCTGATTTGGCAATTGTTGATAAACGGCGATCGGACGATGGAACGGCTGAGGTGATGAATGTTATTGGCCAGGTTGGGGGCCGCGTATGCATCATTCAGGATGATATCGTCGATACAGCAGGAACACTCTGCAATGCGGCTCACGCGCTCGCTGACGCTGGGGCTAGAAGAGTTCTGGCATGTGCAGTACACGGCGTTCTTTCTGGACCTGCATTGGATAGGATCGAGCAATCACCGCTGGAGGAGTTGATTGTAACCAACACCATTCCGTTGGGTGAAGCTCATACAAAATCCGACAGGCTTCGCGTTCTTTCGGTGGCAAAATTATTGGGCAAAGCAATACAAAGTATTCACGAAGAGACGTCTGTGTCATCATTATTCGTTTGA
- the ispE gene encoding 4-(cytidine 5'-diphospho)-2-C-methyl-D-erythritol kinase — MRRQRFVTRAHAKLNLDLRVIGRRADGLHELRTIYQSIELADCLTVTVRPGPFELRCNDPSVPIGRDNLVWEAAVRAFRIVGHGTPRDLSVVIDKRIPLEAGLGGGSSDAAAMLRALAALWPDELSVSVCHRVASRIGADVPFFLLGGTALGLGAGDELFPLVDLPKHWAVLLIPDFGVSTAAAYGWFDLAPRRKRPVESREPLAPRAADLSRVAKLVNDLEPAVLAKYPEIRRMKTALRRAGATHPSMSGSGSCVFGLFSRRRDAAAAAAALRRREWRVILTRTLTRGDVT, encoded by the coding sequence ATGAGACGTCAACGGTTCGTAACTCGAGCCCACGCAAAACTCAACCTTGATCTAAGAGTCATAGGACGTCGAGCCGACGGACTTCATGAGTTACGGACGATCTATCAATCAATCGAACTGGCAGATTGTCTGACAGTCACCGTTCGTCCTGGTCCCTTCGAACTTCGATGTAATGACCCGTCTGTGCCGATCGGCCGGGACAACCTAGTGTGGGAGGCCGCCGTCCGGGCCTTCCGCATAGTGGGCCACGGTACGCCACGCGATCTCTCGGTCGTAATCGACAAACGGATTCCTCTCGAAGCGGGTCTGGGTGGCGGCAGTAGTGATGCCGCCGCAATGCTCCGCGCGCTGGCGGCTCTCTGGCCTGATGAGTTGAGTGTTTCGGTTTGCCATCGCGTTGCGTCTAGGATTGGCGCCGATGTTCCTTTCTTTCTCCTCGGGGGGACTGCACTTGGGCTGGGAGCTGGAGACGAGCTGTTTCCCCTCGTCGATCTGCCCAAGCATTGGGCGGTACTCTTAATCCCCGACTTCGGTGTTTCAACAGCGGCAGCCTACGGCTGGTTTGATCTAGCACCGCGGCGTAAGCGACCAGTGGAATCGCGAGAACCGCTTGCTCCGCGGGCGGCCGACCTGTCGAGAGTGGCTAAGCTGGTCAACGATTTGGAGCCTGCCGTGCTTGCCAAATACCCTGAAATACGGCGCATGAAGACCGCACTGCGACGAGCGGGAGCTACACATCCCTCTATGTCGGGTAGCGGTTCCTGCGTGTTCGGACTGTTTTCGCGTAGACGTGATGCCGCAGCAGCTGCGGCGGCACTACGACGCCGAGAATGGCGTGTCATTCTGACGAGGACATTGACTCGTGGGGACGTAACCTAA
- a CDS encoding tetratricopeptide repeat protein has translation MDIRLVGGVAIIVFSVAATGAAGQLPGNSSEPLQEYEDRAQSYELFIQSLRLEDSGDVVHAIDLLSRASELDPGAAAIPAAQAALYAQIGQTTDAIRVAERALTLDAEYGEAHRVLGLIFATLSEQTHEQRDGRSSSEAEVYRGRALTHLEQAVVAGELDGRITFILARLYVETGAVDKAIVTLEPFVRDRPGFVDGLLLLVRAYVEGGRLAEAVETLEEAIGSRPRSVRMLNALAELYESIGRWREAADTYERVVSRRPSDTELKRRWAVSLLNAGDREGARDVIKKIVEVRPTDALTLYLLSEVERQLKNFDAAEAAAQRVIELEPSGTRGIYALVQVYLEQGQQVELVDAVESFVKRLRENGQAPHELAMLLLESGVTYQASGDDSAAVAAFELARDVAPSDPTPEVYLGQAYLESRRVHDAVKSLSVARERHVGNLQLDGMYAHALVLSGQTDQGIVVMETALLDHADEPVAHIGMANLLVETGRVQDAVETLIDAERRFPADSLIPFQLGVIFEQQAQHIDAELALRAALERDPSNHMALNYLGYMLADRGERLHESVQLIQRALESDPHNGAYLDSLGWAYFKLEKWDLAETHLRQASEQLRQNSVVQDHFGDLLFKRGRYTEAIETWERAIVGDAESIDLPTVERKIRDARERVER, from the coding sequence ATGGATATCCGCTTGGTGGGTGGCGTGGCCATTATCGTGTTCAGCGTGGCTGCTACTGGTGCGGCAGGTCAACTACCGGGTAATTCGTCGGAACCGTTGCAGGAGTACGAAGACCGGGCTCAGTCCTACGAGCTTTTTATTCAGTCGCTTCGTCTAGAAGATTCTGGCGATGTAGTTCATGCAATTGACTTATTGAGTCGTGCTTCGGAATTGGATCCAGGCGCGGCTGCCATTCCAGCAGCTCAGGCGGCTCTGTATGCCCAGATTGGGCAGACGACAGATGCCATTAGGGTAGCGGAACGTGCCCTTACCTTGGACGCTGAATACGGCGAGGCACACCGCGTGTTAGGACTCATTTTCGCCACACTCTCAGAACAAACGCACGAACAACGTGATGGCCGAAGCTCGTCAGAGGCTGAAGTATATCGAGGGCGGGCGCTAACACACTTGGAACAGGCAGTTGTTGCAGGGGAACTCGATGGGCGAATCACTTTCATTCTGGCGAGGCTGTACGTGGAGACCGGTGCCGTTGACAAGGCAATAGTGACGCTCGAGCCGTTCGTTCGTGATCGCCCAGGATTTGTTGACGGGTTGCTGCTTCTTGTCCGCGCGTATGTTGAAGGTGGTCGCCTTGCTGAAGCTGTAGAGACCCTTGAAGAAGCCATAGGAAGTCGTCCTCGGTCAGTTCGTATGCTGAACGCTCTGGCCGAGCTCTACGAGTCTATCGGACGTTGGCGTGAGGCCGCAGATACCTATGAGCGGGTGGTCTCTAGGCGTCCGAGCGATACCGAGCTGAAACGACGTTGGGCTGTATCGTTGCTCAACGCCGGAGATCGAGAGGGTGCGCGCGACGTAATCAAGAAGATCGTTGAGGTGAGGCCAACAGACGCACTGACGCTTTATCTGTTGTCTGAAGTCGAGCGCCAGTTGAAGAACTTCGATGCCGCGGAAGCTGCAGCGCAGCGGGTGATAGAGCTTGAGCCTAGTGGCACTCGCGGTATCTATGCGTTGGTCCAGGTGTATTTAGAGCAGGGACAGCAAGTGGAGTTGGTCGATGCTGTCGAATCTTTCGTGAAGCGTCTTCGAGAGAACGGGCAGGCACCGCACGAGTTAGCGATGCTTCTGTTGGAGAGCGGTGTTACGTATCAAGCGTCAGGAGATGACAGTGCGGCGGTTGCTGCGTTCGAACTGGCTCGTGACGTAGCACCAAGCGATCCCACGCCAGAAGTGTATCTCGGGCAAGCCTATCTAGAGAGCCGACGGGTCCACGATGCTGTCAAGAGTCTGTCGGTTGCACGAGAGCGTCATGTCGGCAATCTCCAACTCGACGGGATGTACGCCCACGCCTTAGTGTTATCTGGCCAAACCGATCAGGGCATAGTTGTAATGGAAACCGCTCTCTTGGACCATGCCGATGAACCCGTTGCACACATTGGCATGGCGAATCTGTTGGTTGAAACCGGGCGTGTACAAGATGCGGTGGAGACACTAATAGATGCTGAACGGAGATTCCCAGCGGACTCGTTGATTCCATTCCAGCTTGGGGTGATTTTCGAGCAACAAGCCCAGCACATCGATGCTGAACTTGCATTGCGTGCCGCGCTCGAACGGGATCCGTCCAATCACATGGCATTGAACTATCTTGGTTATATGTTGGCTGATCGGGGCGAACGCCTCCATGAATCGGTCCAGTTGATCCAACGAGCGCTTGAATCTGACCCTCATAACGGTGCCTACCTCGACAGCCTTGGATGGGCATACTTCAAGCTTGAGAAATGGGATTTAGCGGAAACCCATTTGCGCCAGGCCAGTGAGCAATTGAGGCAGAATTCTGTCGTTCAGGATCACTTCGGCGATTTGCTTTTCAAACGCGGCCGCTACACTGAAGCTATCGAAACGTGGGAGAGAGCAATTGTGGGCGATGCTGAATCGATTGACCTGCCGACCGTCGAACGTAAGATTAGGGATGCTAGGGAACGCGTTGAGCGCTGA